The genomic region TCCTGACTCCGTCGGTCAGACCACCTCCGCAGCCCGCCCGCCGTCCCTGATCCCGAGCCGACGGAGGACGAGGTCGCTCGTCGTACCCTGGACGAGGAGGGTGAAGAGGGTCACGCCGAAGACGATGCCCTGGAGGTGAATCCGCTCCGCCAGGTCCGCCGGCAGCGACAGGGCGAGGGCGACCGCGATGGCGCCGCGCAGGCCGGACCAGAAGAGGACGTGCAGCCAGCCGATCGGCATCGGGGGCCCGTGCCGCGCGCGGTGGACGAGGCGGTCCGCGCCGCCGAGGAGCCCGTACACGACGACCGCGCGGGCGAGCAGGATCCCGACGACGCCGAGGGCGATGGCGGGCGCGTCCGTCGCGAGCTGGCCGACGGTGATGGCGAGTCCGATGAGGAGGAACACGAGGGCGGTGAGGAGGAAGGCGGCGAACTCCCACGTCGCGTCGAGCGCGTCGAACGTCCGGCCCGCGATCCCGATCCGCCGACCGTACGTTCCGAGGACGATCCCGGCGACGACCGTGGCGATGATGCCCGACTGTTGGAGCCGATCGGCGAGCAGGTACGTCCCGTAGGCGAGGACGACCGAGATCGCCAGCTCGACGAGGTGATCGTCGGCGAACGCGATGATCCGGGTGGCGACGACGCCGAGGAGCACCCCGATCGCGGCGCTGACCACGACGATGGACGTGAACGAGACGACGGCATCGACCGGCGATGTCGGCGTCCTGAGCGCGGCGACCGCGAGACCGAACACGACGATCGCGGTCCCGTCATTGAAGAGGCTCTCGGCCTCGACGAGCGTTGAGAGGCGTCGGGGCGCATGGAGCGCCCGGAAGGTGGCAACCACGGCCACCGGATCCGTCGCCGACGTGATCGCGCCGACGATGAAGGCGAGGCCGAACGGGAGCCCCGTGAGCGAGAGCAGGAGGGCGACGGTGACCGCCGAGATGAGGACGCCGGGCACGGCGAGGACCACGACGCCGAGCGACGTCCGGCGCAGTTCCTCGATGTCGAGCCGGTAGGCCGCCTCGAACACGAGCCCCGGGACGAGAACGACGAGGACGAGCTGGGGTGTGATCGAGATACGCAGTCCGGGCCCGATGGCGGCGATGCACAGACCGAGGACGACGAGCGCCACGCTGTACGGCAGGCCGAGGCGGCGGGCGACGAGCGCGACGATCGAGGCCGCGGCGACGAGCCCGACGAACAGCTCGACGATCCGGAGGGTGGCGTCGTCCGTCATCGACGCCGGAACAGGCCGCGGCGCTGTGCCGCTTCGGCCGCGGCGGTTCGTCGTCGGCCGGTGCGACGGAGGATCGCGTCGATCTCCTCCCGATACGGCCTCCCGATCGGCGTCCGGTCCAGCCACTCGACGTATTCGAGGTCGGCGCGGCCGATCTCCCCGAGGGACCAGCCGGCATAGCGCCCGAAGTTGAGGACGCTGCCCGACGCGTTGCCCGGCGGCGGGCCCACTGATCCGGCGCCGTCCGCGGTCCGCTCGCTCGCGCTGGCCGCTCCGCGATCCACCGCCGCCCGGATCCGGTCGTACTCCCGTCTGCGCTCAGGATCGCCGACGATCTCCCACGCGCGATTCAGCCGCGCCATCCGTGCCGCGGCGTCCGGCCCCACCGCGACGTCCGGATGCCACTTTCGCGCCAGACGCCGGTAGGCCGCCTGGATGACCTCCGGGTCCGCCTCCGGATCCACCTGGAGGGCTTTGTAGGGATCGAGTGGTTGGCCCGCCTCGGCTTCCCGGTTGGTCATGGGGCCCTGTCCGCGGTCGGGTTCGCGGTCGTCCCGCCACCGGCCTGGCGGTCGATGGCCGCCGGACCGAGGCGTCGGAACAGGTGACGGAAGATGTCGCGGCCCGTGGCGGCGATCGGGAGGGCGAGGATCGCGCCGAGGAGGCCGGCGATGGCGCCGCCGAGGATGAGGGCGAACATCACGGCCGAGGGATGAAGCTTCACCGCCCCGCCCTGGATCTTCGGGACGAGGAGGTAGTTCTCGAGCTGCTGGATCGCGAGGGCGAGCAGCAGCGCCGCCAGGGCGGCCTGGGCGCTCGCCGTCGCCCCGAGGAGGACGAGCGGGACGGCCGCGATGATCGGGCCGAGGATCGGGAGGAGCTCGAGCAGCCCGGCGAGGATGGCGAGGAACAGGGCGAACTGGGAGAAGATCGGATCGACGACCTGGCCGAGGAAGACGAGGCCGAGGAACGTCGCGAGCGAGACGGTGGTCCCGAGGACGATCTGGCCGCGGACCCACTGACCGAAGACCCGCTCGGCGATGCGGATGACCGCCCAGACGTCGTCGCGCCACTCGTCGGGCAGCGAGCGATCGAAGGACCGGGTGAGCGACGGCAGGTCCTTGAGGAGGTAGAAGACCCAGACCGGGATGATGAGGTACCCGAACGTCGAGGCGACGAACGCCGCGACCGAGTTGAAGACCGGCAGGACATCGCTCGGGTTGAACGTGGTCCCCCGACCGACCTGGGCGAGGAACTGGTCGACCGTCGCCCGGACCGGCGCGGGGATCTGGAGCGACTCGTACGCCTGGCGGAGCCGCACGAGCTGGTCCTGGACGAGCGCCGCGAGCTTCGGCGTGTCGCCGAAGAACTGCCCGACCTGCTGGACGAGCGGCGGGATCGTGAGGTTCAGGGCCGCCACGACCACCGCGACGAGGACCGCGTAGAGGAGGAGGATCGCGAGGCCGCGCGGCAGGCCGATCCGGCCGAGCCGCTCCACAGCCGGGTCGAGGAGATAGACGAGCAGGAGCCCGACGATGAACGGACTGAGCGCGTCCCGGCCGAGGTAGAGGACGAACGCGAGGGCGACCGCGGCGACGATGACGAGGGCGACGCGGGGGGTCGGCCGCCGGAGCCGATGGCCGCCGCGACCCGGCACGGCCGCGTCCGACGGGGCGGTGGGGACCGCAACGGATCGGGAGTGGGCGTCCTCCACCATCGTTGGCGCAGACTACCAGACGTGACCTCCCGGACCGCGGCTCGATGACCGGGATCCGCCAGCGCTGGCGGCTCCTCATCGCCTCCCTCGCGAACGTGGACGCACCGCTCGCCGGGGCGCTCGTGACGGACTGGGAGGCCGCCGTCGTCCGGTCGGGTCTGCCGGTCGCGATGGCCGAAGGCGCGACGCCGCGACCGCGGCTGTGGTTCGGTCCGCCCCTGCCGGCGGGGATGGCTGGCGAGCGCGAGCCGCTCGATCTCGGGCTCGCCGAGCGGCGCCGGATCCATGAGGTGCGTGAGGCGCTCGCCGGCGTCCTCCCCGCCGGTCTCCTGCTCGCCGACCTGTACGACGTCTGGCCGGGGGCGCCCGCGCTCACGGCATCCATCGCGGCCGCCGACTACCGGATCATCGTCGGCGTGGACAGCGGCGATCCGGCAGTGCCCGGTGCCCTCGCGGGGGCGATCGCCGCGCTCGTGTCCGCGGACCGGATCGCAGTCCCAAGAGAGAAGGGCGGGCGGACGGTCGAGATCGATATCCGCCCCTCGCTCATCGCGCTGCGATCCATGGCGATCGAGGCCCGCCCCGCGGACACCGCGGACACCGCGGGGAGCGGCGAGTTCGGTCTGTGGATGCGCCTCCGGCTCGGCGGCGATGGTCCGATGGGGCGGCCGGCGGAGCTGGTCGCCGCGATCGCCGCGCGGACCGGCCGCGCGATGCGGATCCAGCAGGCGATCCGCGAACGGGTCGTCATCACGGGTGACGAGCCGCTCCCCTCGTGAGCGTCTCGATCGGCCGGGTGAGGGTCCCGATCGGCGTGGTGTGCCAAGCGGCGGACGTGGTGCGCCGGCGTCCCTGCCGTACACTGGGTGCTCCAGTGATGACGGATGACCGGGGATGACCACCAGCACGAAGTCCGGCCAGACGGACGGGCTCGCCCTGTCGACGCGCGACCTCCACAAGCGCTATGGGAAGCGGGTCGCCCTCGCCGGCCTCGACCTGTCCGTCCCGGCCGGCGTGGTGTACGGCTTCCTCGGGCCGAACGGAGCCGGGAAGACGACGACGATGCGGTTGCTGACCGGACTCATCCACCCCGACTCGGGACGCATCGAGATGCTCGGCCGGCCCTTCGGGCGCGGTGACCGCCATCGGCTCTTCGAGGTGGGAGCGCTCATCGAGTCGCCGGCCTTCTATCCGTACCTGTCCGGACGCGACAACCTGCGCGTCCTCGCCGCGACCGGCGCCCGCGTACCGCGCCGCCGGATCGACGAGCTGCTCGAGCTGCTCGGTCTGACGGCCCGGGCGAGCGACGCCGTCTCCCGCTATTCGCTCGGGATGCGCCAGCGGCTCGGGATCGCGGCGGCGCTCCTCAGCGACCCCCAGCTCCTCCTCCTCGACGAGCCGGCGAACGGGCTCGATCCCGCCGGGATCGTCGCGATGCGCGACACGCTCCGCTATCTCGCGTCGAACGGCAAGACGGTGTTCGTGTCGAGTCACATCCTCGGCGAGGTCCAGCAGCTCGCCGACGTGGTCGGCATCGTGGCCGGCGGGCGCCTCATCCGCGAAGGCCTCATGCGGGACCTCCTCGAGAGCGAGGGGGTCGTCCGCGTCCGGGTCGCGACCACCGAGCTCGAGCGTGCCAGCGGGGTCGTCGCCGGGACCGTCGGCACCACCCCCACCGTCCAGGAACATGGCTCCGCCAGCGGGGCGGACGCGGCGGAGATCGCCTGGCTGAGCGTGGCCGGCGGTCGCACGGAGGCCGTGCGGATCAATCGCGATCTCGCGGCAGCGGGGATCTTCGCCTCAGGTCTCGAGACCGGGAGCGACCTCGAGACGCTCTTCCTCGAGCTCACCGCCGATGCGTCGACGCCCGGCGCGGCCACGCCGGCGGATCGGGCAGGTCGCGCCGGCGCGGCCGCGGCGAGCGCCCTTCCGAGCGGATGGGGGAGCGGCGCGTGAGAGTCTTCGCCTCCGGGCTGCGCAAGCTCGCTCGACGGATGGTCACGTGGATCAGCTTCGGCCTCCTCGTCGGCCTGCTCGCCCTCATTCTCCTCGCGGTGGGGGCGACCGCGAAGCAGCAGCCGACCGAGACGGGTCGGTCCGCGGCGCTCCTGCTCGTCACGTTCCCCGGTGCGTATTCGTTCGTCCTCTCGTTCGTCCTCGGGCTCGGCGGCCTCTTCGCCGTCATCTACGGCGCCGCCATCGCGGGCTCGGAGTGGAGCTGGGGCACGCTGAAGAACGCCGTCGCGCGCGGCGAGAGCCGCAGCCGGTACATGGTCGCCACGTTCGTCGCCGTCGCCGTCTTCCTCGGCCTCGGCCTCGTCCTCGCCTATCTCGTCGGCGTCGTGGTCGCGTTCCTCGCCGCCGGGCTTGCGGGAGTCTCGACGAGCGGCCTCGGCGACGCGGCGACCATCGGCCGGCTGCCGGACGAGCTTGCCCGCGGCTGGCTCGCGGTCGCGGAGGCCGGCGCGCTCGGTTTCGCCATCGCGACGATCGCGCGGTCGCAGCTCGCCGGGATCGGGACGGGCATCGGCGTCTACTTCGGGGAGCAGTTCGCCGGCATCTTCCTGCCGGACATCGTCAGGTACCTCCCGTTCAACGCCGCGAATGCGGTCATTCCCCGGGCGACCACCGGGGCGAACGGCGGCGGCATCGCCGATCCGCTGCCGCCCGACCAGGCAGTCATCATCGTCGCGGCCTGGCTCGTCGGCGCTCTCATCGTCGCGGCCGTGTTCACGGAACGGGCCGAGATCAGCGGCTGACCGTGGCCCGCGGCGCCGCGGCAGCCGCGCCACGGTTTGACGGTCCGCGTGGCGGACGCGTACACTCCGCCTCCCGCGCCTGGAGACGAAGGGCGCATCGGCATGTCCAGCCGCGCCCGGTTCGCCCGCCGGCAGCCGCACGACCTGAGGATCCATGTACGCAGTCATCGAGACCGGCAGCAAGCAGTATCGCGTCGAGGTGGGGACCGAGCTCGAGGTCGAGCTGCTCGAGGTCGAGCCGGGCCAGACGATCACCCTCGATCGGGTGCTCCTCGTCGCGGACGGCGAGACCACCGCGATCGGTCGGCCTGTCGTGGACGGCGCGACCGTGAGTGCCGAGGTCGTGCGGTTCGATCGCGGTGACAAGGTCATTGCGTTCAAGTACCGCCCGAAGGCGCGCCGGCGCGTGAAGAAGGGCCATCGCCAGGAGCTCACCATCCTCCGCGTCGCCGACATCGTGTTCGGCGGCAAGAGTGCGGCGGAGGCGGTGCGGAAGGCCCAGGCGGCGGCGAAGACCGAGCGACAGCGCCTCGAGGAGGCCGCCGCCCGGCAGGCCGCGGAGGACACTGCGCTCGCGTCCAGGCTCGCTGCCGATGCGGCGAAGGCCTCGGCAGCGACGGCGAAGGCCGCGACGACCACGAAGGCCGGCTCGACCGCGAAGGGTGCGACGACGAAGGCCGCGACGAAGGCCTCGACCGCGAAGCCCGGCTCGACCGCGAAGGGTGCGACGACGAAGGCCTCGGCCGCGAAGCCCGCCCACACGCCCGCCACGGCACGCACGAGCACACCGAAGTCGGGCAAGCCCGCGACCGGTGCGCCCGCCAAGGGCCCGCGGACCCCGACCGCCGGTGACGCGCCGGCTGCGGACGCGCCGAAGCGCCCGCGCACGAAGAAGGACACGTAAGCCCGATGGCCCACAAGAAAGCAGGCTCCAGCTCGAAGAACGGCCGCGACAGTGTCGGCCAACGGCTCGGCGTCAAGGTCGGCGACGGACAGCTCGTCCCGGCGGGCTCCATCATCGTCCGGCAGCGCGGGATGACCTTCCTCTCCGGCGCCGGGACCGGTCTCGGCCACGACTACACCGTCTTCGCGACCGTGACGGGTCGCGTGAAGTTCGAGCATGCAACGAAGGCGAAGAAGCGCATCCGGGTCGTCCCGGACGGCCTGCCCGCCCGACCGGTCGCCGCCGCCACGGCTGAAGCGACCGTCTAGCCAGCCCGGCGTCGGATGACCGACGCCATACCGACCGACCACCGGCGGGAGCGACCCGTGCGGACGGCGGCGGAGGAGAACCCCGTGAAGACCGGCATCCATCCCACGTACCACCAGGCCGTGACGCATTGCGCCACGTGCGGCTCCTCGTTCACCGTCGGCTCCACCCGGCCCGAGCTTCGGGTGGACGTGTGCAGCCAGTGCCACCCGTTCTTCACCGGCAAGCAGACGATCATCGACACCGCCGGTCAGGTCGAGCGCTTCCAGAAGCGGCTCGAGCGCTCGACGCGAGCCTGATCGTCCGGTCATCGAGCCGCCCGGCCAGCCGGGCCGGCGGCGGGGCCGGGTAGACTTCCGCCATGCCCGGCTATGCGTACGGTGGTCAGGCCCTCATCGAGGGCGTCATGATGCGCGGCCGCGACGCCATCGCGGTCGCCCTGCGGGCGCCGGACGGCCGGATCGTCACGGCGACGGAACGTCTCGACAGCGGTTTCCATGGGCGCGCCTCGTCGCGCTGGCCGCTCGTCCGGGGGCTCGTCGTCCTCTACGAGACGCTTGTCGTCGGGACGCGCTGGCTCGTCCGGAGCGCCTCGGTCGCGGCGAGCGGGGAGGGGATCGAGCTCGGCCGTGGCGCGGTGGCCCTCATGCTCGGATTGACGCTCCTCTTCGGCATCGGCATCTTCTTCGTCCTGCCGCTCGTGCTCGCGAGTGCGGCCGCCGGCAGCGCTCAGAACGGCCTCGTCCAGCATCTCGTCGAGGGACTGATCCGGGTCGGCCTGTTCATCGGCTACCTCCTCCTCATCTCGCGGGCGCCGGATGTCCGTCGTGTCTTCCAGTACCACGGCGCGGAGCACATGTCGATCCATGCGCTCGAGGCCGGCGATCCGCTCGTGGTCGATGCCGTCCGACGCTATCCGACGGCCCACCAGCGCTGCGGGACCGAGTTCCTCGTCATCGTCGTCGCGCTCTCGATCCTCACCTTCTCGCTCGTGGGCAGGCAGGAGCCGCTCGTCATGGTCGGCAGCCGGATCGTCCTCATCCCCGTCATCGCCGCGGCGGGCTATGAGCTCCTCCGCTGGGGCGCCCGCCACCGGGCCAATCCCGTCGTCCACGCGCTCTTCCTGCCGGGCATCTGGGTCCAGATGATCACGACCCGTCAGCCGACGGACGACATGATCGAGGTCGCGATCGTCGCGCTCGAGGAGGCCCTCCTCGCCGACGGCGCGACGGTGCCGTCCGGCAGCGCCGAGTTCCCGCGGGCGCCGCTCGCGATGCTCCCCGGCGCAGGTCCCGCGCCCGCGGTCGACATCCCGGACCCGTTGTCGACCGTCGCCGTCGACGACGCGATCCGCTGAGCCCGCCGGCTCGATGAGCGCGATCGACGCCAAGCTCGCCGACATCGCCGGGCAGTACGACGCTCTGAATGTCGAGATCTCCCGACCGGAGACGCTCAGGGACCCCGATGCGCTTCGCCGGCTCGGGCGCGAACTCGCGCGGATGGAGCCCGTCGTGGGGGCCTACCGGCTGCTCGAGGCGACCCGCCGGGAGCTCGCCGGAGCTCGTGAGATGCGGGAGTCCGAATCGGACGATGACCTCCGGACGATGGCTCGGGACGAGGTCGACCGCCTTGCCGCGGCGGAGGCTCGCCAGGTCGACGAGCTGCGGATGCTCCTCCTCCCCCGGGATCCCAACGACGACAAGAACGTCATCATGGAGATCCGCGCCGGCGCCGGCGGCGATGAGGCGGCCCTCTTCGCAGCCGAGCTCCTCCGGATGTACCTACGCTATGCCGAGCAGCATCGATACCGGACGGAGCTCATCAACGTCAATGAGACGGGTATCGGCGGGATCAAGGAGGCGATCGTCGAGATCGCCGGGGACGGCGCCTATTCGCGGTTGAAGTTCGAGAGCGGCGTCCATCGCGTCCAGCGGATCCCGGCGACCGAATCGTCCGGCCGGATCCACA from Chloroflexota bacterium harbors:
- a CDS encoding cation:proton antiporter codes for the protein MTDDATLRIVELFVGLVAAASIVALVARRLGLPYSVALVVLGLCIAAIGPGLRISITPQLVLVVLVPGLVFEAAYRLDIEELRRTSLGVVVLAVPGVLISAVTVALLLSLTGLPFGLAFIVGAITSATDPVAVVATFRALHAPRRLSTLVEAESLFNDGTAIVVFGLAVAALRTPTSPVDAVVSFTSIVVVSAAIGVLLGVVATRIIAFADDHLVELAISVVLAYGTYLLADRLQQSGIIATVVAGIVLGTYGRRIGIAGRTFDALDATWEFAAFLLTALVFLLIGLAITVGQLATDAPAIALGVVGILLARAVVVYGLLGGADRLVHRARHGPPMPIGWLHVLFWSGLRGAIAVALALSLPADLAERIHLQGIVFGVTLFTLLVQGTTSDLVLRRLGIRDGGRAAEVV
- a CDS encoding DnaJ domain-containing protein; amino-acid sequence: MTNREAEAGQPLDPYKALQVDPEADPEVIQAAYRRLARKWHPDVAVGPDAAARMARLNRAWEIVGDPERRREYDRIRAAVDRGAASASERTADGAGSVGPPPGNASGSVLNFGRYAGWSLGEIGRADLEYVEWLDRTPIGRPYREEIDAILRRTGRRRTAAAEAAQRRGLFRRR
- a CDS encoding AI-2E family transporter, with product MVEDAHSRSVAVPTAPSDAAVPGRGGHRLRRPTPRVALVIVAAVALAFVLYLGRDALSPFIVGLLLVYLLDPAVERLGRIGLPRGLAILLLYAVLVAVVVAALNLTIPPLVQQVGQFFGDTPKLAALVQDQLVRLRQAYESLQIPAPVRATVDQFLAQVGRGTTFNPSDVLPVFNSVAAFVASTFGYLIIPVWVFYLLKDLPSLTRSFDRSLPDEWRDDVWAVIRIAERVFGQWVRGQIVLGTTVSLATFLGLVFLGQVVDPIFSQFALFLAILAGLLELLPILGPIIAAVPLVLLGATASAQAALAALLLALAIQQLENYLLVPKIQGGAVKLHPSAVMFALILGGAIAGLLGAILALPIAATGRDIFRHLFRRLGPAAIDRQAGGGTTANPTADRAP
- a CDS encoding DUF2344 domain-containing protein, translated to MTGIRQRWRLLIASLANVDAPLAGALVTDWEAAVVRSGLPVAMAEGATPRPRLWFGPPLPAGMAGEREPLDLGLAERRRIHEVREALAGVLPAGLLLADLYDVWPGAPALTASIAAADYRIIVGVDSGDPAVPGALAGAIAALVSADRIAVPREKGGRTVEIDIRPSLIALRSMAIEARPADTADTAGSGEFGLWMRLRLGGDGPMGRPAELVAAIAARTGRAMRIQQAIRERVVITGDEPLPS
- a CDS encoding ATP-binding cassette domain-containing protein, with protein sequence MTTSTKSGQTDGLALSTRDLHKRYGKRVALAGLDLSVPAGVVYGFLGPNGAGKTTTMRLLTGLIHPDSGRIEMLGRPFGRGDRHRLFEVGALIESPAFYPYLSGRDNLRVLAATGARVPRRRIDELLELLGLTARASDAVSRYSLGMRQRLGIAAALLSDPQLLLLDEPANGLDPAGIVAMRDTLRYLASNGKTVFVSSHILGEVQQLADVVGIVAGGRLIREGLMRDLLESEGVVRVRVATTELERASGVVAGTVGTTPTVQEHGSASGADAAEIAWLSVAGGRTEAVRINRDLAAAGIFASGLETGSDLETLFLELTADASTPGAATPADRAGRAGAAAASALPSGWGSGA
- a CDS encoding ABC transporter permease subunit yields the protein MRVFASGLRKLARRMVTWISFGLLVGLLALILLAVGATAKQQPTETGRSAALLLVTFPGAYSFVLSFVLGLGGLFAVIYGAAIAGSEWSWGTLKNAVARGESRSRYMVATFVAVAVFLGLGLVLAYLVGVVVAFLAAGLAGVSTSGLGDAATIGRLPDELARGWLAVAEAGALGFAIATIARSQLAGIGTGIGVYFGEQFAGIFLPDIVRYLPFNAANAVIPRATTGANGGGIADPLPPDQAVIIVAAWLVGALIVAAVFTERAEISG
- the rplU gene encoding 50S ribosomal protein L21, whose product is MYAVIETGSKQYRVEVGTELEVELLEVEPGQTITLDRVLLVADGETTAIGRPVVDGATVSAEVVRFDRGDKVIAFKYRPKARRRVKKGHRQELTILRVADIVFGGKSAAEAVRKAQAAAKTERQRLEEAAARQAAEDTALASRLAADAAKASAATAKAATTTKAGSTAKGATTKAATKASTAKPGSTAKGATTKASAAKPAHTPATARTSTPKSGKPATGAPAKGPRTPTAGDAPAADAPKRPRTKKDT
- the rpmA gene encoding 50S ribosomal protein L27; protein product: MAHKKAGSSSKNGRDSVGQRLGVKVGDGQLVPAGSIIVRQRGMTFLSGAGTGLGHDYTVFATVTGRVKFEHATKAKKRIRVVPDGLPARPVAAATAEATV
- the rpmE gene encoding 50S ribosomal protein L31; translation: MKTGIHPTYHQAVTHCATCGSSFTVGSTRPELRVDVCSQCHPFFTGKQTIIDTAGQVERFQKRLERSTRA
- a CDS encoding DUF1385 domain-containing protein, which gives rise to MPGYAYGGQALIEGVMMRGRDAIAVALRAPDGRIVTATERLDSGFHGRASSRWPLVRGLVVLYETLVVGTRWLVRSASVAASGEGIELGRGAVALMLGLTLLFGIGIFFVLPLVLASAAAGSAQNGLVQHLVEGLIRVGLFIGYLLLISRAPDVRRVFQYHGAEHMSIHALEAGDPLVVDAVRRYPTAHQRCGTEFLVIVVALSILTFSLVGRQEPLVMVGSRIVLIPVIAAAGYELLRWGARHRANPVVHALFLPGIWVQMITTRQPTDDMIEVAIVALEEALLADGATVPSGSAEFPRAPLAMLPGAGPAPAVDIPDPLSTVAVDDAIR
- the prfA gene encoding peptide chain release factor 1, whose translation is MDAKLADIAGQYDALNVEISRPETLRDPDALRRLGRELARMEPVVGAYRLLEATRRELAGAREMRESESDDDLRTMARDEVDRLAAAEARQVDELRMLLLPRDPNDDKNVIMEIRAGAGGDEAALFAAELLRMYLRYAEQHRYRTELINVNETGIGGIKEAIVEIAGDGAYSRLKFESGVHRVQRIPATESSGRIHTSTATVVVMPEAEEVEIEIDEDRDLRIDVKRSSGPGGQSVNTTDSAVRITHLPTGLVVEIQDEKSQHKNKAKALAVLRSRLYDRQLAAQRAADSAARKSLVGGGDRSEKVRTYNFPQDRVTDHRIGLDLSNLPGVLEGNLDRLIDALITTDQADRLANLVEDGAA